One Candidatus Nitrososphaera evergladensis SR1 genomic window carries:
- a CDS encoding S1C family serine protease, with the protein MIKAEFRGRVITETTAVTVFYLMASSSLLGIVMLSSLYLEHGRLQHVYAQQVALSENTAVELAKPAVVKIYNFASISLSVQAAGVKVQSLQGALDQLLSQGKLDIQDSRAVLDALIEVIYQDPGRYLAPLPDTLNLSASMNATGSGFIVTPDGYIVSNAHVVRFPDYDIEQTIRNDRDTFFATFLPQVFADTSGTLENIFVPMFPNVASLQLTPEEENGLLLAFIQYYHNAPYHITGFEPNVFAEMRVSIPGVLTGGKLVPAEVIPSATGKAEGKDVAVLKVEGNDNLPTVALGDENSLASLDDIIAIGFPGSVSIFPDLLAQGIQPSITRGQFSGFQPTIFGFSLVQTSTPISHGSSGGPAVDSSGRVVGITTSTSINPVTGQEENSAFNFLIPVSIVKDFLNRINVHAQESQFTKMYRQALLEFEAQNYSRSLEILEQLNRIAPGNPEVQNLISLVQTRMLLLENQEHQA; encoded by the coding sequence ATGATCAAAGCAGAGTTTCGAGGTCGGGTCATAACTGAGACAACTGCAGTGACAGTCTTTTACCTTATGGCCTCCTCCTCTCTTCTCGGTATCGTCATGCTTTCTTCGCTATATCTGGAACATGGGCGGCTGCAGCATGTATATGCCCAGCAAGTGGCATTAAGCGAAAATACTGCGGTGGAACTAGCAAAGCCCGCGGTAGTTAAAATTTATAATTTTGCCTCTATTTCATTATCTGTTCAAGCAGCGGGTGTAAAGGTGCAGAGTCTGCAAGGTGCACTTGACCAGCTTTTAAGCCAAGGTAAGCTTGACATACAAGACAGCCGGGCTGTGCTAGATGCTCTAATTGAGGTGATATATCAAGACCCTGGCAGATATCTTGCTCCATTACCAGATACCTTGAACCTTTCTGCATCGATGAATGCCACCGGCTCTGGTTTTATAGTTACGCCTGACGGCTATATTGTAAGCAATGCACATGTTGTGCGATTTCCTGACTATGACATTGAGCAAACGATTAGAAATGATAGGGATACATTTTTTGCGACATTTTTGCCGCAGGTATTTGCCGACACTAGCGGAACACTGGAAAATATTTTTGTCCCAATGTTTCCGAACGTCGCATCACTTCAGCTTACTCCTGAAGAAGAGAACGGCCTGCTGCTTGCTTTTATCCAGTATTACCATAATGCGCCTTATCATATAACTGGCTTTGAGCCAAATGTATTTGCAGAGATGAGAGTGTCAATACCGGGAGTACTGACAGGGGGAAAATTAGTACCTGCCGAAGTCATTCCGAGTGCTACTGGAAAGGCTGAGGGTAAAGATGTGGCAGTTCTAAAAGTAGAGGGTAACGATAACCTACCCACCGTGGCGCTTGGCGATGAGAATTCTCTAGCATCTTTGGATGACATAATCGCAATAGGATTCCCCGGTTCAGTTTCAATCTTTCCCGACCTTTTGGCGCAAGGCATCCAACCTTCAATAACAAGGGGCCAGTTTAGCGGATTTCAGCCCACCATCTTTGGATTTAGTCTTGTTCAAACATCCACACCAATATCCCACGGCAGTAGCGGTGGTCCTGCCGTGGATTCATCAGGGAGAGTGGTAGGAATTACAACTTCTACCAGCATTAACCCTGTTACCGGGCAAGAAGAAAATTCCGCATTTAATTTCTTGATTCCTGTTAGTATAGTCAAAGATTTCCTGAATAGAATAAACGTTCATGCGCAGGAAAGCCAATTCACAAAAATGTATAGGCAGGCACTACTCGAGTTTGAAGCGCAGAATTACTCGCGGTCTCTGGAAATCTTGGAGCAGCTGAACAGGATTGCGCCTGGTAATCCTGAGGTTCAGAATCTTATTTCATTGGTACAGACTCGGATGCTACTGCTTGAAAATCAAGAACACCAAGCGTAA